The sequence cttttgtaCCATTTGCTAACCCCGAAAATCTCATAACTGCATAAGAACAGAAGTAATTCTCAGAATAAAGACCGCCGCTATTGCTCGTGCGCTTTCTTAGTATTATGGAGCGCGCCGAGTTCATTGATCACgtataacttcgtcaatttaacgaattttgccatgaaattttgcacagagtTCTTTGAAAGTATAATAAACAAGAAtcggtcaaaaaaaaaaatcgatttttttaagccgaGGAATGGGAAtcccccttaaaaaaaaattgtttcacaaatttggaaaaaataaaatctgtagaaaagcaaatattttttggaaaaagtatttcaaaagttcttttaaactttttttttgtaatttttgaaaacgccccatttcaaatatttcggctatttttttataacagccAAAACTCTGCTCAGGTATGCAATGAATTTTcacaacttttcgagttatattcaataaaaatcgGTGCAAAATAGTGTTTTAGCGAATCGCTAGCATGTAAGGTTTTtcctcgaaatttttttttttataaaattttttcttcgagaaaattgttcttttttaattataatttttcttcgacaaaagtgtttttttttatttaaattttatacaatttttttttaaactttttttttgtaatttttgaaaacaccccATTTCAAATATTTCGCCTATGTTTTTATAACAGCCAGAACTCTGCTCAGGTATACATtgaattttcataactttttaagttatattCAGTAAAAATCAGTACAAAATAGTGTTTTAGCGAATCGCTAGCATGTAAGTTTTTTcctcgaattttttcttttataaaattttttctttgagaaaattgttttttttttaattatattttttcttcgacaaaagtgctttttttattaaattttatccaatttttttttactaaattctttcctcgaattttttttttatctgattgaataaaaaatcaaatatttgattaaataaacattttttttttttttaattttttcccaaaaattttttttggaatatttttaatcctaagcaatagaaaaattataaaaaattttaaaaagaaccgCAGTTATTTCACTATAAAAACTCCGTActccaaaattttcaagaataattaaaaacctCTTAGTAATTTTAAAaggaaccgaagatatttcactttaaaaatattttatactctATGATTTTTAATCTATACTACaatataaaggtgaatgtctgtacgttgtccgcgcttcactacgaaacgacaacaccaatcGACGTAAAAATTCgtatgcattcatattttcacccaatgaaggttataggcatgtttttatgatggagcTCCCTGCCCACAGCcaccaggccgcgccaccactctcattcgtcactaataatcgaatatttgcttaaatttaatctaaaagatcttagtttttcctatttaccactatttatagcacactctagacttcacactccgcataagctgttcaactaggACCCAaatacaaagttcaaaaacggtttgagatagaaaattaataaaaataattttgcttgatatttttctgattggttgttttgattttattcaacgaggcatagcaacgaatgccgggtattgtaatattatggttattaataaaaacatattttctatgaaattattgtttgtaattcttttatatacatatcctaaatccctcaaaactactcctacgcgagaggggccgcgggttaaagctagttataaataagtttcaaaattattatagttttttcggaattatttcagtttacttcgtattatactcaagcctacaaataagccAATTTGTGCAAGAACTGGCGGCAATGCCCAAGTACTCAAGCATTAAATGGCTTAAGTACTCGTATATCATATAAGCTATCGTTGCAACCTTTTGTTATGAAGTTCAAAGAGTTCTAGCGTATCTTTGTTctatgaaaaaggaaaatcttCTTCCAATGGGACTAGTGATGGAATCCCAGCAGTTGGTGAgagtgtatttattatttaataaattttatagctGTACTAAATGCTTCGAAAGTATGAGGAAGGGCAGCTGAAcagtctatttttttttgtgttttttttttgtgcataaaaAAGACGGAAAAATGTCATCGCTTTTGATGTACAGTAAGCTATaccaattttctcaaaacagtgttgaatttctcaaaaatcACTCACATTTCGATTGCTCATGTATCGAACTAACTTCTTCGCTGTTCATTTCAGCATATCGCTAATTTCGAAGCATTGCAATATATAATTTCCTCAAAGTTACTTCGAGCACGTTTGAGTTGCTCATACGCACTGCTGCTACACAAAGAAAATTAGCCCCTAAACTCAATAAACGGTGGGTTTGGCACATTTTTATAACCCATTACCCCACTGGGTACTTCCACTATCACCCTAATTGGGTACGTCTACTTAAGTTGAGTTGGTGAACGACTATTCAATTGTCTGTGAACATTTTAGTACTTCTGTGCAAAATTACCTGTGAACATGAATgagcgcaaaaacaaaaaattgtatagttAAGGCAAGAACGGCTGGGGTATAAGTATCGTAATAATATAGAAAgtcataaaattttatagtgcaacaacaaccaaaagaATGCAGCAACATTAAATGATAGTGGTGGCAGGCAGCGCCTGAAGCATTGGAATATTGACGACATGCCAGGTGGGGTGGGTAGGTATAATAAAATTGACTCTGCTGTTGGTCAGTCAACTAGAAATTGGCACATGTGAGCGACTTGCTGTAGTGGCGGGACTAGCGGTAGAATGTGCTGTGAGCTGATGGAGTTGTGTTATCGAAATAAGAATCGGGTTTTGCGTGGGTAAATGGTTATGGGGCAGTGTAGTGAGTGgtcaataaaaattaagcagCATCTATGAGCCTGCAAATATTTAGCAAGACTCTATTTATGtttttctatgtatgtatgtacaactatATCTATTGAAGTGAGTTTGTAAGCACTTGCTTTCCACCTGCCGCGGCGCTTATGCCACCAGCTTCACCACCGCCACTCGGCTTCAAAGCAATTATTTCAGCAATCAGTTGCTTTCTCATTATTTGCCTCATCGCTTGAGCAGCGCATTAATCGGAATTGTAATTGTTAAGCTATAGAGGCCCACatgttttatacatatgtatatatgtgtgtgtgtgtgcatctgCACATGCATGCACATATCGAATAACGTTTGCTGCGCTTATGAGCCAAGAACAGAAAATGAAGATTGCGCAGTTGCAATTAAAAGTAACAATAGAGGGTGGGAGGCGATTGGGTAGGTATATTAAACAAGCAGAACAAGCAATTACACGATGTCAGAATGTCTTCGTAAAGTgagttcaataaaatttaaacgcAATTTTGTATAGAAATACGCAAATGTATTTAAGTATGTCTGCGCTCGGCAAAGTTTTGGTAAATAAATGAAGTTTCAGAAGTTTAATTACACAAAGCGACGATATTATATTCAGCCCAATCCTAAATATTCTCGCGGAATTTCTCCTTCCCGCATTTTTAATTCCCCTAGGAAAAATTCCTCCAATTTTAAACCCTTAGGGAAAGGGATTTTTGGCGAGTAGGATTTTTTCTCACTTGTGTTTTTCGAAATCAGCTGTTTTGCTTATTGTTGTCAATTTTGCAATGCGTTTAAAATGtgaatattgtttatttttgcgaaatataaattgcatttaaataggaaactgaaaattaaatagCTTAGCATTAAATATGTTAGTGAGTGAAATAAATGAAGAGGAAAGGGAGCAATTAAATGGGCCACGAGTGGCGAGGAGGAAACTCCGGGACTTAGTGAACCTCTTGGAGATGCCACAATCTTTGTAAGTAAACGAGTgaagaaaagttttttaaaataactaaatattcaactttttttaattgtttaaacagATTTCAGAAGTATTTCAGGTTGAATAAACCAGCGTTTGAGTACTTGCTAAAAGTGGTGACGACTCATACACAACCAGCTAGGAAGCAGTTTGCTATTTCTCCAGTAGTAAAGATAAGCGCATGTTTGCGATTCTTTGCGGAAGGCGGTTACCAGACGAGTGTGGGAAAAGAACACGACGTGGGGCTAGCGCAGTCCAGTTTCCGCAAAGCACTTGCGGACATCCTCTTTATATTTGAACAATATCTATGTCCAAGGTGGATACAGCTTCCAGTGACAGccgaagaaaaaagtaaaattgcgACTGCTTTTTACATTAAGCATAAAATTCCACCTGTTGTCGGTTGCGTTGATGGAACGCCCGTTAAGATAATTGCGCCGTCCGAAAATAGTCACCTCTACTACAACAGAAAGGGTTATTACAGCTTAAATGTTATGCTGGTAAGTTATTAAATCCTTTCTGAAGTACATTTAATGATTCTTTATAATAATAGGTATGTGACCATGAATTAAAAATACGCCACGTCGACGCTTCTCATCCGGGTGCTAGTCATGATTCGCTAATTTGGAACGTTAGCGAATTACGTTCACATTTTGAGACACAATTTTCAAACCACCAAAGAACTTTCTGGTtgttatgtaaaattttacatttggaAAAATGGTttacttataaaattttattttataaatttatatactcacatatttataaatgtatCTTAACCGAGAAAAGCTatttccaattatttattaagctGATGCTGGATATTCGTTAGAACCATGGCTTATTGCTCCTTATCGGACGCCGAACCAAGCAGAAATTAAGTTCAACGAAATGCATTCAAAATGTCGCAACATAATTGAAAGAACTAATGGTGTTTTAAAGAACCGATGGAGGTGCATTCTTGGTGGACGAGAACTACACTACGCTCCAGAGAAAGCAGCACAAATTGTAAATGTTACTTGTTGCTTGCATAACATCTGCATTCATTTCAGAGCGAATATACCCCATACACCCGATGCCGAAGCCGAGTTAAACCTTCCTGAAATTCACGACGTCCATTCCAACATACCAACACAAAATATGGAGGTTGCGAGATCAATAAGAAATAATATCCGTGATTCCCTCAATAACTAAAATGTAAGAACAGAAATGTTTGCTATTTCTACGTTCGATCATTTAATTTTCGTAAGTTTATTTATAAGCAAAATGCTTATGTTCTaataaaaaatcagttaaataaaaaatgacattaaataaaaaacaaaacacaggtAATTCAGTTACATAAAATCTTAGCTTATATGTctcattattaaatttattaattgttttggcGTTTGCATGTTTCCAGTTCTTGTATTCCAAgcagtcttttatttttttctaatttgtctTCAATCTCTTTCCTTCTCATTTGTTCCATTACATAGCTATTATGCCTTTTATTTTCTTCCAGCTTTTCTCTTTTGATAGCGTTAGCAATTTTGATTTCCTCCAATTTCTCCTTTTTAATAGCCTCAATTGCCTTCAAATACGTCATCTTTAGCTCATATAATTTATCTAGCCTGCATGAAGGAAAATGTTTAAttacttataaatttttgtaaaattaatattaaccactggtatatttttttaagttttcttataGTACTTACTCCGCTGATGTCCATAAATCCATCCTGCTTCTGGGCAGTTTTCTGAATTTCAGATGAAAAATTTGTAACGGAATGTGAACAGTTTCCGCaattatttcatgtttaaaATACCTACTTTTCGTGTTCGAAATTTTTCGAAGATGTTTAGGATAGGAGGCAAGCGGAAAGTGGGATATttcacaaaaacatttttatttaggaTAGTAGGATTACGTACGAAGGGGAAAAACTCGTTCGGAAATTTTATTTAGGATTGGGCTGATTAATTTAATGAAACCAAATTCcttcaaaaaatcacaaaagaATTTTTAGTCAACATAAGAGGTGTGtccaaaaagtatcgcgaattttgaattttcgcaggctacgtatattcgaatttcgatttttttgtggcgctatgttggtactcatgtctctcattcatgccgacgagttcggccattttgaatgttcagttaattgttgacagctgctttgcttgcacgtgtttcggctcgtcttctatttttacctattccaaaagatggatcaaagaacctgtatcaaattttgtgtgaaaagcgAAATTAAGTgggcggatgcattccgaatgttgactgtgtcgtACGGAGaaactactttggaccaaagcaacgtttatcagtggtacaaaatgttctcaaaaggccagaagatgtgaacgacgaaaagcgtgccggacgcctgAGCCCTTCAACAATGGACGAAAACATTGATGAAGTGAacaaaatggtattggccagtCGTCGCATCACctttagagaagttgctgaggacctagacatatcgattgactTGTgccattccatttttttaaatgatttgggTCGCCGCAAAgatcgtaccaaaactgctcaatttcgaccgaaaggagcatcgcatgaacattgctaatgaacgttggactctgtccgcgacgacccaaattttctccagagggtcataactggtgacgaatcgtgagtTTATGgctatgacgtggaaaccaaaggcAGAAAAAatcgcgccaagttcggtcgaatgtaaaagttttgcttaccgttttcttcgattgcaggggcgttgtgcatcatgagttcttgccacagggtaagaCGGTCAGTAAGGAATATTGGCTGCAAGTTAAGTGCAATTTGCACAAAGCAATTCGCCAGAAaagcccggatttgtggaagaacaaaaattggctcttgcatcacgataacgcccctgctcacacatcgttgcctGTGCGcgagtttttggccaaaaacaacacactaatgatgccacaccCATCGCATTCGGCAGATTTGGCCTTCGGTgacttttcttgttcccgaaattaagaggcccatgaaaaAATGACGCAACGTGCGACTTATGAGATAAAggcggcatcgaaggaggagctagacaagataaaaacaaaaatgattttttgaagtgcttcgaagattggaaaaaacgttggcaaaaGTGCATAGttgggattactttgaaggggaaaaaatagatattaatgaataaataaatattttttgaaaaaacactagattcgcg comes from Anastrepha ludens isolate Willacy chromosome 3, idAnaLude1.1, whole genome shotgun sequence and encodes:
- the LOC128857676 gene encoding putative nuclease HARBI1: MPQSLFQKYFRLNKPAFEYLLKVVTTHTQPARKQFAISPVVKISACLRFFAEGGYQTSVGKEHDVGLAQSSFRKALADILFIFEQYLCPRWIQLPVTAEEKSKIATAFYIKHKIPPVVGCVDGTPVKIIAPSENSHLYYNRKGYYSLNVMLVCDHELKIRHVDASHPGASHDSLIWNVSELRSHFETQFSNHQRTFWLLSDAGYSLEPWLIAPYRTPNQAEIKFNEMHSKCRNIIERTNGVLKNRWRCILGGRELHYAPEKAAQIVNVTCCLHNICIHFRANIPHTPDAEAELNLPEIHDVHSNIPTQNMEVARSIRNNIRDSLNN